A region of the Desulfofalx alkaliphila DSM 12257 genome:
TTTGCCTATTGTAGTAGATCTCAATGTACTCGAAAATCGTTTGTTTAGCGTCTCTTCTGGTTCTAAAATGCAGGAAGTTAGTACATTCACACTTTAAGCAGCTGAAGAAGTTCTCTGCTGGTGCATTATCATAGGGATTGCCCTTGCGACTCATGCTTTGACGGATTTGGTGCTCTTCAAGTAGAGCTCGAAAAGCT
Encoded here:
- a CDS encoding IS3 family transposase → AFRALLEEHQIRQSMSRKGNPYDNAPAENFFSCLKCECTNFLHFRTRRDAKQTIFEYIEIYYNRQRRHAALGWISPLKYKHQLAAMAA